GGTGAGGTCGAAGATCTGCTCGAGGCCCTTGTTGTCGCGGTGCATCTTGCGGTGGATGGAGTACAGGTGCTTGCTGCGCCCCGACACCTCGAACGCCAGGCCCTCCTCCGCGAGGCGCGCCTCGAACGTCGCGATCGCCGACGCGACGATCGCTTCGCGTTCCTCGGTCCGCATGCGCACCTGCCGCGCCAACTGCCGGTAGCGCTCCGGCTCGAGGTAGCGGAACGCCAAGTCCTCGAGCTCGTTCTTGATGTGGCTGATCCCCAAACGGTGCGCGAGCGGCGCGAAGATCTCCAGGGTCTCCTTGGCGATGCGTTGCTGCTTGTGGGGCGGCATCGCCTCGAGCGTCCGCATGTTGTGCAGCCGGTCGGCGAGCTTGACGAGGATCACCCGGACGTCGCTCACCATGCTCAGCAGCATCTGGCGGAGGTTCTCCGACTGCTCGTCGGCGTAGACGCGCACCGCCAGCTTGCTGATCTTCGTTTCCCCCTCGACGATGCGCCGCACCGTCACCCCGAAGCGCGCCTCGACGTCGTCGAACGTCACCTCGGTGTCCTCGACCGTGTCGTGCAGCAGGCCCGCGCACAACGCGTCGGCATCGAGGTGCATGTCCGCCAGCAGGCCGGCCACCGCGACGGGATGCGTGATGTACGGCTCCCCCGACTTGCGCAGGACGCCGGCATGCGCGCGCTCCGCGACGGCGTACGCGTCCCGGACCCGCGCGAGGCCCGCGCCGTCGAGGTAGTCGAGTTTCGCGTCCAGGCGGTCGCCGGCGACGTCGATCACGACGTCAGGCTACCACCGGGCGGGACGCCGGAGCGTCCGCGGGGACGCGTTTCGCGGCGTCAGGCGCCGGCGCGACGCCGCGACAGGCGCTGCAGCAGCCCCAGGCCGACGACGCCCAGCGCGACGTTCGCGATCCACGGCCCGACCGCGACGGGCACCGCGCCGGTCTGCGCCGCGAACTGCCCGAGGGTGGACAACAGGTACCAGGCGAGCGTCACGACGAGCGACACGCCGAACGCCACCCCCCGCCCCTGCACCCACCCGAGCGACAACGGCAGCGCGACGAGGAGCAACACGACGTTCGCGAACGGTTCCGCCAGGCGCCGCATCAACGTCACGCCCGCCGTCCGGCGGGCGTTCGCGTCCGGCGCTCCGCCCCGCCAATCGCGGGCGAGCTCGCTCAGCGACCGGTCGTCCTCGAACCCCCCGCGCGAGTAGCGCGCGACGAGCGCCTCCTCGTCCACGCCGAGCACTACCTCGAGCGGATCGTCCGGGTTCGCCGCCCGCGCATCGAGCGGCACCAAGGCGCGAAGGCGCGCCGCCGCGTCCTCCGCGGGGGCGTCGAGCGCCGCCAGGTCCACCACCACCGTCCGGTGGCCGCGCAGCTCGAGCGCCGTCCCCACGAACCGTGCGCGGTCGGCGGTGACGAGCGTGAGGCGCCGTCCGTCCCACCGCTCGAGGCGGACGTCCTCCACCGCCCGCCCGCCGTCGACCGTCCGCTCGAAGGCG
The DNA window shown above is from Trueperaceae bacterium and carries:
- a CDS encoding LptF/LptG family permease, which encodes MKRIDRALLAEAIPALVFGAVLYGVLAITSATLPRLTWLAGASVGALLTWLAAQLPTALAQTLPIALVLATLLTFGRMRADKEILALLGGGVPLVRILVPLLAAGAVATLATLAAYQWVTPRTHAYVASEYWRMTAGSTGLFRLAGRALPVGDFTLAFERTVDGGRAVEDVRLERWDGRRLTLVTADRARFVGTALELRGHRTVVVDLAALDAPAEDAAARLRALVPLDARAANPDDPLEVVLGVDEEALVARYSRGGFEDDRSLSELARDWRGGAPDANARRTAGVTLMRRLAEPFANVVLLLVALPLSLGWVQGRGVAFGVSLVVTLAWYLLSTLGQFAAQTGAVPVAVGPWIANVALGVVGLGLLQRLSRRRAGA